Proteins from a genomic interval of Nematostella vectensis chromosome 12, jaNemVect1.1, whole genome shotgun sequence:
- the LOC5520128 gene encoding centrosomal protein of 95 kDa isoform X1, with protein MDKLEAEEDEGFVDMANELLSKSGIKAKVSSLSECGADYFIKIYEGLIGDDLHGLIKNPVLVSDQIDNCQHVIDAIANDVLRVDLSHISAKGIVKGARIDIRNLLEIFTGLLEYFFEFDDEQGESEEVPEEENDSNILTSDHDIMSGVLQEEFGQAYRDVYPSSNTQSQRSSLMTMSLAGKPPLPPSGVKGKDTANSTALSLSATGRYRSSGHEADTSRVSDSTNELIKLGESTSSKSSSSSYGPKQPPKGVDPHHDTADLTQYTLTDEEHRDSYLTAPDKRDSHLSTLTSIESSFQQQISPLDPQRDGGTLDTLGVRPRVELPQENASQSSSEGGNSGRSTPVLHHHYHHHYHHPVTGIASGTASKDPTIPKPSVVGLSEKESSRLYPKPSSLETSKSYKENTALRTNLDRPENTGLPIRTLSATGCSYQSRNIPSFSTSRPHDKHGGQTYSSGLTGLPVSNSIHQDKDIPDRANPDSTNAPVTLPEPGTTTVSGNSGLPSSTVPVSSRQPHCSYLGVPGVSGVPGVRGNLRPGRAGCEIRTFPGTHGVQPVDGLSRTAPAPGSQTKGGIYDSSLRDRLRNYPRPSVTLSDSVFTTLPTTTQRDAQSRDIPLRDAQSREIPSRDASQRYTNADRPLNDSKLTDPPHLAKGAAADLLSRYSADDGDESDRETGDEYDSDVSQHSDTAIDYGRAYRVSRDESSSSTSEESVRRSIHERWKNLNLPKTSSEKAGRRAVTFNEDIQTIPITSRMERLRRLLEDEEDEQRQHNTSAMRDVYHQQLKSLQKEKTKGRDKRKIKGSPLRPKKKAKPQSPKQRQQMARLEAAYRPQGTRGRTTKRTPVRDRKRSASASPVVGRRRMDESEAILPVLYDEFPFLHVSPHTAKEMWKRQSRHLSRLTKTGSDVKKTKSQRLVEEAEARQEKLLRILKKELDHNHRMREQRDREESQRSVKTKINEKRQVAARARRYYDDYQLRMRAKMLKRRTREEQIFKKLFEEGLDIQKHRVRELRQYAREKREALAQRQQNEIDSLENYYRDQFSMLAEEMSRERYEVKVRQQAQEKVVRQMRRELRQKMEKEVQDFQANLTRDEDSAYFRQLEADRLRREFQLAMYKTEFS; from the exons ATGGATAAGCTTGAAGCTGAAGAAGATGAAG GATTCGTTGACATGGCAAATGAACTTCTCAGCAAATCTGGAATCAAGGCCAAAGTATCAAGTCTTTCTGAGTGTGGCGCTGACTATTTTATTAAGATCTATGAGGGCCTCATAGGGGATGACTTGCATG gccTTATTAAAAACCCAGTGCTTGTATCAGACCAGATTGATAACTGTCAACATGTGATTGACGCTATTGCAAATGATGTCTTGAGGGTGGATTTATCCCATATCAGTGCCAAGGGAATTGTCAAAGGTGCTCGGATCGACATTAGAAATCTTCTAGAGATATTCACAGGTCTGCTGGAATACTTCTTTGAGTTTGATGATGAACAGGGGGAAAGTGAAGAAG tTCCTGAGGAAGAAAATGACTCCAACATTCTGACATCAGACCATGACATCATGTCAGGTGTCCTGCAAGAGGAATTTGGCCAAGCTTATCGTGATGTGTACCCATCAAGCAACACCCAGTCACAGAGGAGTAGCCTGATGACCATGTCACTTGCCGGCAAACCTCCACTTCCTCCTTCTGGTGTCAAAGGCAAAGACACAGCGAACAGCACTGCTCTGTCATTGTCAGCAACTGGGAGATACAGAAGCTCAGGACATGAAGCTGATACATCTAGg GTGAGTGATTCTACAAATGAGCTGATCAAGCTAGGAGAAAGCACCAGCTCCAAGAGTAGCAGCAGCTCTTATGGCCCAAAGCAACCTCCTAAAGGTGTAGATCCACACCATGATACTGCAGACCTCACTCAGTACACCCTGACCGATGAAGAGCACAGAGATTCATATCTGACAGCTCCTGATAAG CGGGACAGCCACCTGAGCACCCTAACCTCCATAGAGTCTTCATTCCAACAGCAAATCTCTCCATTGGACCCTCAGAGAGATGGGGGGACTCTAGATACCCTTGGGGTGAGACCACGGGTGGAGCTTCCTCAGGAGAATGCCAGTCAGTCGTCCAGTGAGGGGGGCAACAGCGGGAGGAGTACCCCAGTACtgcatcatcattaccatcatcactatcatcaccctGTCACAGGAATAGCTAGTGGAACGGCATCAAAGG ATCCTACAATTCCCAAACCATCAGTTGTTGGTCTAAGCGAGAAAGAATCATCTCGACTATACCCTAAACCTAGTTCCCTGGAAACATCCAAgtcatataaagaaaacacAGCACTAAGGACTAATCTGGACAGGCCAGAAAATACTGGCTTACCAATTCGAACATTATCAGCAACTGGGTGTTCCTACCAATCCAGAAATATCCCGTCATTTTCTACCTCAAGACCACATGACAAACATGGTGGTCAGACGTACAGCTCTGGACTGACTGGACTACCAGTTTCAAACAGTATTCACCAAGACAAAGATATTCCAGATAGAGCCAATCCAGACTCTACAAATGCCCCAGTAACATTACCAGAACCTGGTACCACCACAGTGTCTGGTAATTCAGGCCTTCCGAGTTCCACTGTTCCTGTAAGCTCCAGGCAGCCACACTGTTCGTATTTAGGTGTACCTGGTGTTAGTGGTGTACCAGGTGTTAGGGGTAATTTGCGGCCAGGAAGAGCAGGGTGTGAGATTAGAACTTTTCCTGGAACACATGGCGTCCAGCCAGTGGATGGATTGTCAAGGACTGCTCCTGCACCTGGGTCACAGACAAAag GTGGTATATACGACTCAAGTCTCAGAGATCGGTTAAGAAATTACCCAAGACCCTCAGTGACACTAAGCGACTCTGTCTTTACAACTCTTCCTACAACAACCCAGCGTGACGCCCAATCACGTGACATACCACTGCGTGATGCCCAATCACGTGAGATCCCGTCGCGTGATGCCTCACAGCGTTATACTAACGCAGACAGGCCCCTAAATGACTCTAAGCTCACGGACCCCCCGCACCTGGCAAAAGGTGCAGCTGCTGACCTTTTATCGCGGTACAGTGCCGACGATGGCGATGAGAGTGACAGGGAGACTGGAGACGAGTACGATAGTGACGTGTCACAACATAGCGATACTGCAATTG ACTACGGCCGAGCGTACCGCGTTAGTCGGGACGAAAGCTCCTCTAGTACTTCCGAGGAGAGCGTTCGTAGAAGTATTCATG AGCGCTGGAAGAACCTCAATCTTCCCAAGACCTCGTCTGAGAAGGCGGGCCGGCGTGCAGTTACATTCAACGAGGACATACAGACCATTCCTATCACCAGTAGGATGGAAAGGCTTCGGCGCCTGCTGGAGGACGAAGAGGATGAACAGCGGCAACACAATACGTCTGCCATGCGCGATGTGTACCACCAGCAGCTGAAGAGCTTACAGAAGGAGAAGACGAAAGGACGAGACAAGAGAAAGATAAAA GGCTCTCCATTAAGACCTAAAAAGAAAGCAAAGCCACAGTCGCCAAAGCAAAGGCAACAAATGGCCCGTCTTGAGGCAGCATATCGCCCCCAGGGGACAAGGGGACGGACGACGAAGCGAACGCCTGTCCGAGATCGCAAGAGAAGCGCTTCAGCGAGCCCTGTGGTGGGACGGAGACGAATGG ATGAATCCGAGGCGATTCTCCCTGTCCTGTACGACGAGTTTCCTTTCCTTCACGTCTCGCCACATACTGCAAAGGAGATGTGGAAAAGGCAGTCGCGACACCTAAGCCGACTTACCAAaaccggaagtgacgtcaagAAAACGAAAAGCCAGCGGTTGGTCGAAGAAGCGGAAGCGCGCCAAGAAAAGCTCCTCCGAATATTGAAGAAAGAGTTGGATCACAACCACAGAATG CGTGAACAGCGAGACCGCGAGGAGAGTCAGCGGTCTGTCAAGACAAAGATCAACGAGAAGCGCCAGGTAGCGGCACGAGCCCGCAGATATTACGACGACTATCAGCTGCGCATGCGCGCCAAAATGCTCAAACGACGAACTCGGGAGGAGCAG ATCTTCAAAAAGCTGTTCGAGGAAGGTTTAGATATCCAGAAGCATCGGGTGCGTGAGCTCCGGCAATACGCGCGCGAGAAACGCGAAGCCCTTGCGCAACGGCAACAGAACGAAATcgactctcttgaaaacta CTATCGCGATCAGTTCTCCATGCTGGCGGAGGAGATGTCTCGTGAGCGCTACGAGGTCAAGGTCAGACAGCAAGCTCAGGAGAAG GTGGTGCGTCAGATGCGCCGAGAGCTCCGCCAGAAAATGGAGAAAGAAGTCCAGGATTTCCAGGCCAACCTAACACGGGACGAGGATTCCGCCTACTTCCGCCAACTAGAGGCCGACAGACTCAGGCGGGAGTTCCAACTCGCTATGTACAAGACAGAGTTTTCTTAG
- the LOC5520128 gene encoding centrosomal protein of 95 kDa isoform X2 — protein MDKLEAEEDEGFVDMANELLSKSGIKAKVSSLSECGADYFIKIYEGLIGDDLHGLIKNPVLVSDQIDNCQHVIDAIANDVLRVDLSHISAKGIVKGARIDIRNLLEIFTGLLEYFFEFDDEQGESEEVPEEENDSNILTSDHDIMSGVLQEEFGQAYRDVYPSSNTQSQRSSLMTMSLAGKPPLPPSGVKGKDTANSTALSLSATGRYRSSGHEADTSRVSDSTNELIKLGESTSSKSSSSVDPHHDTADLTQYTLTDEEHRDSYLTAPDKRDSHLSTLTSIESSFQQQISPLDPQRDGGTLDTLGVRPRVELPQENASQSSSEGGNSGRSTPVLHHHYHHHYHHPVTGIASGTASKDPTIPKPSVVGLSEKESSRLYPKPSSLETSKSYKENTALRTNLDRPENTGLPIRTLSATGCSYQSRNIPSFSTSRPHDKHGGQTYSSGLTGLPVSNSIHQDKDIPDRANPDSTNAPVTLPEPGTTTVSGNSGLPSSTVPVSSRQPHCSYLGVPGVSGVPGVRGNLRPGRAGCEIRTFPGTHGVQPVDGLSRTAPAPGSQTKGGIYDSSLRDRLRNYPRPSVTLSDSVFTTLPTTTQRDAQSRDIPLRDAQSREIPSRDASQRYTNADRPLNDSKLTDPPHLAKGAAADLLSRYSADDGDESDRETGDEYDSDVSQHSDTAIDYGRAYRVSRDESSSSTSEESVRRSIHERWKNLNLPKTSSEKAGRRAVTFNEDIQTIPITSRMERLRRLLEDEEDEQRQHNTSAMRDVYHQQLKSLQKEKTKGRDKRKIKGSPLRPKKKAKPQSPKQRQQMARLEAAYRPQGTRGRTTKRTPVRDRKRSASASPVVGRRRMDESEAILPVLYDEFPFLHVSPHTAKEMWKRQSRHLSRLTKTGSDVKKTKSQRLVEEAEARQEKLLRILKKELDHNHRMREQRDREESQRSVKTKINEKRQVAARARRYYDDYQLRMRAKMLKRRTREEQIFKKLFEEGLDIQKHRVRELRQYAREKREALAQRQQNEIDSLENYYRDQFSMLAEEMSRERYEVKVRQQAQEKVVRQMRRELRQKMEKEVQDFQANLTRDEDSAYFRQLEADRLRREFQLAMYKTEFS, from the exons ATGGATAAGCTTGAAGCTGAAGAAGATGAAG GATTCGTTGACATGGCAAATGAACTTCTCAGCAAATCTGGAATCAAGGCCAAAGTATCAAGTCTTTCTGAGTGTGGCGCTGACTATTTTATTAAGATCTATGAGGGCCTCATAGGGGATGACTTGCATG gccTTATTAAAAACCCAGTGCTTGTATCAGACCAGATTGATAACTGTCAACATGTGATTGACGCTATTGCAAATGATGTCTTGAGGGTGGATTTATCCCATATCAGTGCCAAGGGAATTGTCAAAGGTGCTCGGATCGACATTAGAAATCTTCTAGAGATATTCACAGGTCTGCTGGAATACTTCTTTGAGTTTGATGATGAACAGGGGGAAAGTGAAGAAG tTCCTGAGGAAGAAAATGACTCCAACATTCTGACATCAGACCATGACATCATGTCAGGTGTCCTGCAAGAGGAATTTGGCCAAGCTTATCGTGATGTGTACCCATCAAGCAACACCCAGTCACAGAGGAGTAGCCTGATGACCATGTCACTTGCCGGCAAACCTCCACTTCCTCCTTCTGGTGTCAAAGGCAAAGACACAGCGAACAGCACTGCTCTGTCATTGTCAGCAACTGGGAGATACAGAAGCTCAGGACATGAAGCTGATACATCTAGg GTGAGTGATTCTACAAATGAGCTGATCAAGCTAGGAGAAAGCACCAGCTCCAAGAGTAGCAGCA GTGTAGATCCACACCATGATACTGCAGACCTCACTCAGTACACCCTGACCGATGAAGAGCACAGAGATTCATATCTGACAGCTCCTGATAAG CGGGACAGCCACCTGAGCACCCTAACCTCCATAGAGTCTTCATTCCAACAGCAAATCTCTCCATTGGACCCTCAGAGAGATGGGGGGACTCTAGATACCCTTGGGGTGAGACCACGGGTGGAGCTTCCTCAGGAGAATGCCAGTCAGTCGTCCAGTGAGGGGGGCAACAGCGGGAGGAGTACCCCAGTACtgcatcatcattaccatcatcactatcatcaccctGTCACAGGAATAGCTAGTGGAACGGCATCAAAGG ATCCTACAATTCCCAAACCATCAGTTGTTGGTCTAAGCGAGAAAGAATCATCTCGACTATACCCTAAACCTAGTTCCCTGGAAACATCCAAgtcatataaagaaaacacAGCACTAAGGACTAATCTGGACAGGCCAGAAAATACTGGCTTACCAATTCGAACATTATCAGCAACTGGGTGTTCCTACCAATCCAGAAATATCCCGTCATTTTCTACCTCAAGACCACATGACAAACATGGTGGTCAGACGTACAGCTCTGGACTGACTGGACTACCAGTTTCAAACAGTATTCACCAAGACAAAGATATTCCAGATAGAGCCAATCCAGACTCTACAAATGCCCCAGTAACATTACCAGAACCTGGTACCACCACAGTGTCTGGTAATTCAGGCCTTCCGAGTTCCACTGTTCCTGTAAGCTCCAGGCAGCCACACTGTTCGTATTTAGGTGTACCTGGTGTTAGTGGTGTACCAGGTGTTAGGGGTAATTTGCGGCCAGGAAGAGCAGGGTGTGAGATTAGAACTTTTCCTGGAACACATGGCGTCCAGCCAGTGGATGGATTGTCAAGGACTGCTCCTGCACCTGGGTCACAGACAAAag GTGGTATATACGACTCAAGTCTCAGAGATCGGTTAAGAAATTACCCAAGACCCTCAGTGACACTAAGCGACTCTGTCTTTACAACTCTTCCTACAACAACCCAGCGTGACGCCCAATCACGTGACATACCACTGCGTGATGCCCAATCACGTGAGATCCCGTCGCGTGATGCCTCACAGCGTTATACTAACGCAGACAGGCCCCTAAATGACTCTAAGCTCACGGACCCCCCGCACCTGGCAAAAGGTGCAGCTGCTGACCTTTTATCGCGGTACAGTGCCGACGATGGCGATGAGAGTGACAGGGAGACTGGAGACGAGTACGATAGTGACGTGTCACAACATAGCGATACTGCAATTG ACTACGGCCGAGCGTACCGCGTTAGTCGGGACGAAAGCTCCTCTAGTACTTCCGAGGAGAGCGTTCGTAGAAGTATTCATG AGCGCTGGAAGAACCTCAATCTTCCCAAGACCTCGTCTGAGAAGGCGGGCCGGCGTGCAGTTACATTCAACGAGGACATACAGACCATTCCTATCACCAGTAGGATGGAAAGGCTTCGGCGCCTGCTGGAGGACGAAGAGGATGAACAGCGGCAACACAATACGTCTGCCATGCGCGATGTGTACCACCAGCAGCTGAAGAGCTTACAGAAGGAGAAGACGAAAGGACGAGACAAGAGAAAGATAAAA GGCTCTCCATTAAGACCTAAAAAGAAAGCAAAGCCACAGTCGCCAAAGCAAAGGCAACAAATGGCCCGTCTTGAGGCAGCATATCGCCCCCAGGGGACAAGGGGACGGACGACGAAGCGAACGCCTGTCCGAGATCGCAAGAGAAGCGCTTCAGCGAGCCCTGTGGTGGGACGGAGACGAATGG ATGAATCCGAGGCGATTCTCCCTGTCCTGTACGACGAGTTTCCTTTCCTTCACGTCTCGCCACATACTGCAAAGGAGATGTGGAAAAGGCAGTCGCGACACCTAAGCCGACTTACCAAaaccggaagtgacgtcaagAAAACGAAAAGCCAGCGGTTGGTCGAAGAAGCGGAAGCGCGCCAAGAAAAGCTCCTCCGAATATTGAAGAAAGAGTTGGATCACAACCACAGAATG CGTGAACAGCGAGACCGCGAGGAGAGTCAGCGGTCTGTCAAGACAAAGATCAACGAGAAGCGCCAGGTAGCGGCACGAGCCCGCAGATATTACGACGACTATCAGCTGCGCATGCGCGCCAAAATGCTCAAACGACGAACTCGGGAGGAGCAG ATCTTCAAAAAGCTGTTCGAGGAAGGTTTAGATATCCAGAAGCATCGGGTGCGTGAGCTCCGGCAATACGCGCGCGAGAAACGCGAAGCCCTTGCGCAACGGCAACAGAACGAAATcgactctcttgaaaacta CTATCGCGATCAGTTCTCCATGCTGGCGGAGGAGATGTCTCGTGAGCGCTACGAGGTCAAGGTCAGACAGCAAGCTCAGGAGAAG GTGGTGCGTCAGATGCGCCGAGAGCTCCGCCAGAAAATGGAGAAAGAAGTCCAGGATTTCCAGGCCAACCTAACACGGGACGAGGATTCCGCCTACTTCCGCCAACTAGAGGCCGACAGACTCAGGCGGGAGTTCCAACTCGCTATGTACAAGACAGAGTTTTCTTAG
- the LOC5498681 gene encoding blastula protease 10, producing the protein MLSFLFVQGRIYTLLQMLFALHWLHDASAHAPLYDGTDSTLPKSLKNDTLADRIEDANLGDLDAWSNPLFEGDISLTEEDKQYVDTSETGDAGSASIVLAGSISKQDTEPKRANIASSGPISKRKAIRTRANIWPSRVVPLELKTEIGYARKNILEAVKEIHKTSCVRFRDKKPNDKYWIRFVRKQGCWSPVGRQVDVVGGQELSIGDGCNEKGIILHELMHALGFWHEQARTDRDEYINVLWENVMPGEQKNFNRYNGGRLDFVGGMYDFESLMHYGNYAFSKNNKPTMISIKDPAMQFGRRRSTLSDTDILQLNALYDCETKKGGWSHWSHWGPCNEHCSMKRERFCTDKSRIKCPGTDYFGIQSETNKCIKDECNIPIPGHWGRWASWAECSRSCGGGFQVRSRLCDNPPPHFGGKVCSGALVEVQDCNELPCQGKRTLKDVLRPRKRWRALKIG; encoded by the exons ATGTTGTCATTTTTATTCGTCCAAGGGAGGATTTACACATTGCTTCAAATGTTGTTTGCTTTACATTGGTTGCATG ATGCTTCCGCGCACGCGCCATTGTATGACGGCACTGACAGCACATTGCCCAAGAGCCTTAAGAACGACACATTGGCGGATCGGATAGAGGACGCTAACCTGG GTGACCTGGATGCGTGGAGCAACCCGTTATTTGAGGGTGACATCTCGCTCACTGAAGAAGACAAGCAGTACGTCGACACCTCAGAGACCGGCGATGCGGGCAGCGCGAGCATAGTCTTAGCGGGGTCAATAAGCAAGCAAGACACGGAACCAAAACGAGCGAACATTGCATCATCAGGCCCAATAAGCAAGAGGAAGGCGATACGCACACGTGCAAACATCTGGCCCTCGCGAGTGGTACCGTTAGAGCTTAAAACAGAAATTG GATATGCTCGGAAAAACATCCTAGAGGCCGTAAAAGAGATCCACAAGACATCATGTGTGCGATTCAGGGACAAGAAGCCGAATGACAAGTACTGGATCCGATTTGTTCGTAAGCAGGG ATGCTGGTCCCCCGTGGGTCGCCAAGTGGACGTGGTTGGGGGGCAAGAGTTGTCTATCGGTGATGGGTGTAACGAAAAAGGAATCATTCTGCACGAGTTGATGCATGCACTCGGCTTCTGGCACGAGCAGGCGAGGACCGATCGAGACGAATACATTAACGTGCTCTGGGAAAATGTCATGCCAG GAGAACAGAAGAATTTCAACCGTTACAATGGAGGCAGGCTGGATTTTGTGGGTGGAATGTACGACTTTGAAAGCCTGATGCATTATGGGAACTATGCTTTCTCTAAGAACAATAAGCCGACCATGATTTCAATCAAAGATCCCGCCATGCAATTCGGTCGTCGGCGCTCCACGCTAAGTGACACAGACATCCTGCAATTGAATGCGTTGTACGACTGCGAAA CTAAGAAAGGTGGGTGGAGTCACTGGTCACACTGGGGTCCGTGCAACGAACATTGCTCCATGAAAAGAGAAAGATTCTGTACCGACAAGAGCCGCATAAAATGTCCTGGTACAGACTACTTTGGGATTCAGTCGGAGACAAATAAATGCATCAAGGACGAGTGTAACA TCCCAATTCCCGGTCATTGGGGCCGCTGGGCATCATGGGCGGAATGCAGTCGTTCTTGCGGTGGAGGTTTCCAAGTCAGATCGAGGCTATGTGACAACCCTCCGCCTCACTTTGGTGGTAAAGTTTGTTCCGGTGCGCTGGTGGAGGTACAGGATTGCAACGAACTACCATGCCAAG GCAAGCGTACGCTGAAGGATGTTTTACGACCGAGAAAAAGATGGCGTGCTCTGAAAATTGGCTAA